In one Lolium rigidum isolate FL_2022 chromosome 3, APGP_CSIRO_Lrig_0.1, whole genome shotgun sequence genomic region, the following are encoded:
- the LOC124694393 gene encoding altered inheritance rate of mitochondria protein 25-like: MSWLPRLLSHAAAARRIPARTTTSHASGGRGGAPGVGVVVETVVRSEEPKRRPDAAKRTRRPAVAAAVVPSEELKKHPDAAKSPAAADAVVRSEEEPKKRRRGADKKPRKRRAVSKSGRAPGVSLARLLANAARAFVNSKLAALGRSFLRSWQTAGKEDSAPPTSYQHGEELDLSLVQDKLQPLLSRANLIITKRAQWANIMFRFQQETRYIIKDPRTPRRKTVSPVGLIREKSNFILRQLLRSRRPFIAEFIDHKGKEIFTVRRPFWWISSSIYAEMDGKEIGVVHSRWHLWRRIYDLYLGNRQFAVVENPGFWSWTFTLVDENDNVVAKIQREARGIGWQVFTDAGQYTISFGSVGNSWSFIDPEDADKVHTFTALPLPERAVTLALAVSLDHDYFTRRLGWGLRSIFGE, translated from the exons ATGAGCTGGCTACCCCGGCTGCTCTCCCACGCGGCCGCGGCCCGGAGGATACCGGCGAGAACCACCACCAGCCACGcgagcggcggccgcggcggcgccccGGGCGTGGGTGTGGTTGTCGAGACCGTGGTCCGGTCCGAGGAGCCCAAGAGGCGGCCGGATGCGGCCAAGAGGACGAGGAGGCCCGCGGTCGCGGCGGCTGTGGTTCcgtccgaggagctcaagaagcacCCGGATGCGGCCAAGAGCCCCGCGGCTGCTGACGCCGTGGTCCGATCCGAGGAGGAGCCCAAGAAGCGGCGGCGGGGTGCTGACAAGAAGCCGAGGAAGCGGCGCGCGGTCTCCAAGAGCGGTCGCGCGCCGGGggtctcgctcgctcgtctcctcGCTAACGCTGCTCGCGCGTTCGTCAACTCCAAATTGGCAGCGCTGGGGCGCTCGTTCCTGAGGTCTTGGCAGACGGCCGGCAAGGAAGATAGCGCGCCGCCGACGAGCTACCAGCATGGAGAAGAACTAGACCTCTCGCTCGTTCAG GACAAACTGCAGCCTCTACTCTCAAGGGCGAATCTGATCATCACCAAGCGTGCACAATGGGCAAATATCATGTTTCGGTTCCAGCAG GAGACTAGATACATCATAAAGGATCCACGCACTCCTCGCAGAAAAACTGTGAGC CCTGTTGGTCTTATTCGAGAGAAAAGCAACTTCATCCTTAGGCAG CTACTTAGGTCGAGACGGCCATTCATTGCAGAATTTATTGATCACAAGGGTAAAGAGATATTCACG GTTCGCCGTCCTTTTTGGTGGATCAGCAGCTCCATTTATGCAGAAATGGATGGTAAG GAGATAGGTGTAGTCCACAGCCGTTGGCATCTTTGGCGTAGAATTTATGACTTGTACTTAGG GAATAGGCAATTTGCTGTGGTGGAAAATCCTGGATTTTGGAGCTGGACCTTTACCTTGGTTGACGAGAATGACAATGTAGTAGCCAAGATTCAACGCGAGGCGAGGGGAATTGGTTGGCAG GTCTTCACGGATGCTGGTCAGTATACAATTTCCTTTGGCAGTGTTGGTAATAGCTGGAGTTTTATTGATCCTGAAGAT GCGGATAAAGTTCATACTTTTACCGCGCTGCCTTTACCTGAAAGGGCTGTCACTCTCGCTCTTGCAGTGTCCCTAGACCATGATTATTTCACTAGGAGATTGGGCTG GGGACTTCGTTCCATCTTCGGCGAATGA